In the Diprion similis isolate iyDipSimi1 chromosome 2, iyDipSimi1.1, whole genome shotgun sequence genome, one interval contains:
- the LOC124410866 gene encoding lebercilin isoform X1 — MQTEVPALPVVCSDGCKQLTRKIADDPSITAASIKSQSACKSAAILLAKRKQLHPLLGGPYYKNSARVYTLTEPTKSLARNPVGQRVLSAKMLRVKQLQNQLTDAHYHLNELANENRLLKALQKRQDSALRRYEGTNAELPRIINSHHEELRVLQTKYKKLKAQHKDTCDLLKEKENELHNLQAQNKHLLQLSKDRSLGEREKLQGQVSDLNHRIKRQNETIQMLHRKLALESKSLKHQLNSEIAKNKIAQRHLNKTMEKLKCLEELLDNREKKLYYSGQLPVFNKRRNMTSQSLTNLAADGSNATEIRKTVMRNRNIQDHEISDKTLSTLEECEPDVNPKISETITNLTVDASSVAPKTETMASLDQVRKFRLQRSPLTQKLSARDRLRERLNEAEFEEREDTENSLDPERFQNLYANSNTNQQDISVYESELLNIEQGLANQNEGSAYKLPRELRKEFGYSTNESETEDETIHHTEKKQPNEVDPTIASKELHARLVKKMSPNIDSKTLAQEKENRKAFTEEELERFVNEKLKFKRESIVQELSKKSFSKAECKAEMRQLRAAAGISESDSETDSGSESNKEQDKYGFVLKNAPEDSERENIHHLSEEFFKFDVHNQSDSGSEAEKPAKHTKSRVPKSLDVKRRFSKSPILSTNTNEDVCSKSPDNTYEGGKQRLMDITKSWSELQEKIMRERETSEKQILALETELEDGVILERKGVQRKDDDEIKKLLNNKKLSLPLSSRDNLKENVEQKLHEIDNKEGKKFAQPRRNSISLGSMNLGIEAHGTAASKDCRSANKFETQESQSSECKLDEKTHEKDKTTMERDLLASYPSAGSKFTSNIENDLSDIDATQAALQSMVLETKKEINESLKLKSKPNGIMKMDNLKKMSNHTEQEIDLPKKGKALDKTLQKKTPAYREEMSAEAKMISYNKEKLLAAMKAIDNNENVEFLDLQKSQRGNGSSRSQITENLYRGVPTHTKKKDDLIKELFGDGKGDTKSRNGCTKMH; from the exons ATGCAAACCGAAGTGCCGGCACTACCTGTAGTATGCTCAGATGGGTGTAAGCAGCTTACTAG gaaAATTGCCGACGATCCAAGCATTACAGCAGCTTCAATAAAAAGTCAATCGGCATGCAAAAGTGCCGCTATTCTTTTAGCCAAACGAAAGCAGTTACATCCTTTACTCG GCGGTCCTTATTACAAAAACAGTGCACGGGTATATACCCTCACTGAGCCTACAAAATCTCTGGCGAGGAATCCTGTAGGGCAAAGGGTGCTCTCAGCAAAAATGTTGCGTGTGAAACAACTGCAAAATCAATTAACCGATGCACATTACCACTTGAAC GAATTAGCCAATGAAAACAGGCTCTTGAAAGCACTGCAGAAACGACAAGACTCGGCACTACGACGTTACGAAGGAACCAACGCTGAGTTACCACGTATCATTAATTCACACCACGAGGAGCTTAGGGTTCTTCAAACTAAGTATAAGAAACTTAAAGCCCAACATAAAGATACTTGTGATTTGttaaaggagaaagaaaacgagCTGCATAATCTACAG GCACAAAATAAGCATCTCTTGCAGTTGAGCAAGGATCGCAGTCTcggtgaaagagaaaaactgcAAGGCCAAGTCTCAGATTTGAATCATAGAATCAAACGACAGAACGAAACCATTCAG ATGTTGCACAGGAAATTGGCACTTGAGagtaaaagtttgaaacatcaattaaattctgaaatagctaaaaataaaatagcacAAAGGCATTTGAATAAAACGATGGAGAAACTGAAATGCTTAGAAGAATTATTGgataacagagaaaaaaagctaTATTATAGTGGCCAGTTGCCGGTCTTCAACAAACGTAGAAATATGACTAGTCAATCGCTTACGAATTTAGCAGCCGATGGAAG CAATGCCACAGAAATTAGAAAGACTGTCATGAGAAACAGAAATATTCAAGACCATGAAATATCAGATAAAACTTTG TCAACTCTGGAAGAGTGCGAACCAGATGTGAATCCAAAAATAAGTGAAACTATCACCAATTTGACAGTGGATGCTTCATCAGTAGCCCCTAAAACAGAGACAATGGCTAGCTTGGATCAAGTCCGCAAATTCAGACTACAAAGGTCTCCTTTAACTCAGAAATTGAGTGCTCGAGATAGATTGAGGGAAAGATTAAATGAAGCTGAATTTGAGGAAAGAGAAGATACCGAAAATTCTCTTGATCCTGAACGTTTCCAGAATTTATACGCCAACTCAAACACAAATCAGCAAGATATCAGTGTGTATGAATcagaattattgaatattgaacAGGGTCTGGCGAACCAAAACGAAGGAAGTGCGTACAAATTACCGcgagaactcagaaaagaATTTGGCTATTCGACTAACGAAAGTGAAACTGAAGACGAAACTATTCACCATACAGAGAAAAAGCAACCAAATGAAGTCGATCCGACTATAGCTTCGAAAGAATTGCACGCAAG ATTGgtcaaaaaaatgtcaccTAATATCGATAGTAAAACATTGGCTCAAGAAAAGGAGAATAGAAAAGCATTTACGGAAGAAGAATTGGAAAGGTTCGTTAATGAGAAGCTTAAGTTTAAACGAGAATCCATTGTGCAAGAATTGTCAAAGAAAAGTTTCAGCAAAGCTGAGTGCAAAGCTGAAATGAGGCAACTCCGGGCAGCCGCTGGCATATCTGAAAGTGATTCTGAGACTGACAGTGGATCTGAATCAAATAAAGAACAAGACAAATACGGTTTCGTTCTCAAGAATGCACCTGAAGATTCTGAAAGGGAAAATATTCATCATCTGAGCGAggagttttttaaatttgatgtTCATAATCAATCTGATTCAGGTTCAGAAGCAGAAAAACCGGCAAAACACACCAAGTCTAGGGTACCCAAGAGTTTGGACGTAAAACGTAGGTTTTCCAAAAGCCCAATTCTTTCAACTAATACGAACGAAGATGTGTGTTCAAAGTCACCGGACAATACATATGAAGGTGGGAAGCAACGTTTAATGGATATAACCAAGTCTTGGAGTGAATTACAGGAAAAGATTATGAGGGAGCGTGAAACATCCGAAAAGCAAATTCTGGCTTTAGAGACTGAATTGGAAGATGGTGTGATATTAGAACGAAAAGGTGTACAAAGAAAGGACGatgatgagataaaaaaattgttaaataataaaaagctTTCTTTACCTCTGAGCAGCAGagataatttgaaagaaaatgttgAACAGAAATTACATGAAATTGATAACAAAGAAGGTAAAAAGTTCGCACAACCACGAAGAAACTCGATTTCTCTGGGAAGTATGAACCTAGGAATAGAGGCGCATGGAACTGCAGCAAGTAAAGATTGCAGGTCAGccaataaatttgaaactcaGGAATCACAATCAAGTGAATGTAAGTTAGatgaaaaaactcatgaaaaagataaaactaCAATGGAAAGGGATCTGCTTGCATCATACCCAAGTGCTGGAAGTAAGTTTACATCAAACATTGAAAACGATTTGAGTGATATAGATGCCACACAAGCTGCACTTCAGAGTATGGTATTAGAAAccaagaaagaaataaacgaaAGTCTAAAATTGAAGTCAAAGCCGAACGGTATAATGAAAATGGATAATTTGAAGAAGATGTCTAATCATACGGAGCAAGAAATAGATCTCCCTAAAAAAGGTAAAGCCTTGGATAAAACCTTACAGAAAAAAACTCCTGCATACAGGGAAGAAATGTCTGCAGAGGCAAAAATGATAagttataataaagaaaagttactagcTGCGATGAAAGCTAtcgataataatgaaaatgtagAGTTTCTAGATTTGCAAAAGTCCCAACGTGGTAACGGAAGCAGCAGATCGCAAATAACCGAAAACCTCTATCGTGGCGTACCAACTCATACCAAGAAAAAAGATGATCTCATAAAAGAATTATTCGGGGATGGCAAAGGTGACACGAAATCTCGAAATGGATGTACAAAGATGCACTAA
- the LOC124410866 gene encoding lebercilin isoform X2, whose translation MGVSSLLGGPYYKNSARVYTLTEPTKSLARNPVGQRVLSAKMLRVKQLQNQLTDAHYHLNELANENRLLKALQKRQDSALRRYEGTNAELPRIINSHHEELRVLQTKYKKLKAQHKDTCDLLKEKENELHNLQAQNKHLLQLSKDRSLGEREKLQGQVSDLNHRIKRQNETIQMLHRKLALESKSLKHQLNSEIAKNKIAQRHLNKTMEKLKCLEELLDNREKKLYYSGQLPVFNKRRNMTSQSLTNLAADGSNATEIRKTVMRNRNIQDHEISDKTLSTLEECEPDVNPKISETITNLTVDASSVAPKTETMASLDQVRKFRLQRSPLTQKLSARDRLRERLNEAEFEEREDTENSLDPERFQNLYANSNTNQQDISVYESELLNIEQGLANQNEGSAYKLPRELRKEFGYSTNESETEDETIHHTEKKQPNEVDPTIASKELHARLVKKMSPNIDSKTLAQEKENRKAFTEEELERFVNEKLKFKRESIVQELSKKSFSKAECKAEMRQLRAAAGISESDSETDSGSESNKEQDKYGFVLKNAPEDSERENIHHLSEEFFKFDVHNQSDSGSEAEKPAKHTKSRVPKSLDVKRRFSKSPILSTNTNEDVCSKSPDNTYEGGKQRLMDITKSWSELQEKIMRERETSEKQILALETELEDGVILERKGVQRKDDDEIKKLLNNKKLSLPLSSRDNLKENVEQKLHEIDNKEGKKFAQPRRNSISLGSMNLGIEAHGTAASKDCRSANKFETQESQSSECKLDEKTHEKDKTTMERDLLASYPSAGSKFTSNIENDLSDIDATQAALQSMVLETKKEINESLKLKSKPNGIMKMDNLKKMSNHTEQEIDLPKKGKALDKTLQKKTPAYREEMSAEAKMISYNKEKLLAAMKAIDNNENVEFLDLQKSQRGNGSSRSQITENLYRGVPTHTKKKDDLIKELFGDGKGDTKSRNGCTKMH comes from the exons ATGGGTGTAAGCAGCTTACTAG GCGGTCCTTATTACAAAAACAGTGCACGGGTATATACCCTCACTGAGCCTACAAAATCTCTGGCGAGGAATCCTGTAGGGCAAAGGGTGCTCTCAGCAAAAATGTTGCGTGTGAAACAACTGCAAAATCAATTAACCGATGCACATTACCACTTGAAC GAATTAGCCAATGAAAACAGGCTCTTGAAAGCACTGCAGAAACGACAAGACTCGGCACTACGACGTTACGAAGGAACCAACGCTGAGTTACCACGTATCATTAATTCACACCACGAGGAGCTTAGGGTTCTTCAAACTAAGTATAAGAAACTTAAAGCCCAACATAAAGATACTTGTGATTTGttaaaggagaaagaaaacgagCTGCATAATCTACAG GCACAAAATAAGCATCTCTTGCAGTTGAGCAAGGATCGCAGTCTcggtgaaagagaaaaactgcAAGGCCAAGTCTCAGATTTGAATCATAGAATCAAACGACAGAACGAAACCATTCAG ATGTTGCACAGGAAATTGGCACTTGAGagtaaaagtttgaaacatcaattaaattctgaaatagctaaaaataaaatagcacAAAGGCATTTGAATAAAACGATGGAGAAACTGAAATGCTTAGAAGAATTATTGgataacagagaaaaaaagctaTATTATAGTGGCCAGTTGCCGGTCTTCAACAAACGTAGAAATATGACTAGTCAATCGCTTACGAATTTAGCAGCCGATGGAAG CAATGCCACAGAAATTAGAAAGACTGTCATGAGAAACAGAAATATTCAAGACCATGAAATATCAGATAAAACTTTG TCAACTCTGGAAGAGTGCGAACCAGATGTGAATCCAAAAATAAGTGAAACTATCACCAATTTGACAGTGGATGCTTCATCAGTAGCCCCTAAAACAGAGACAATGGCTAGCTTGGATCAAGTCCGCAAATTCAGACTACAAAGGTCTCCTTTAACTCAGAAATTGAGTGCTCGAGATAGATTGAGGGAAAGATTAAATGAAGCTGAATTTGAGGAAAGAGAAGATACCGAAAATTCTCTTGATCCTGAACGTTTCCAGAATTTATACGCCAACTCAAACACAAATCAGCAAGATATCAGTGTGTATGAATcagaattattgaatattgaacAGGGTCTGGCGAACCAAAACGAAGGAAGTGCGTACAAATTACCGcgagaactcagaaaagaATTTGGCTATTCGACTAACGAAAGTGAAACTGAAGACGAAACTATTCACCATACAGAGAAAAAGCAACCAAATGAAGTCGATCCGACTATAGCTTCGAAAGAATTGCACGCAAG ATTGgtcaaaaaaatgtcaccTAATATCGATAGTAAAACATTGGCTCAAGAAAAGGAGAATAGAAAAGCATTTACGGAAGAAGAATTGGAAAGGTTCGTTAATGAGAAGCTTAAGTTTAAACGAGAATCCATTGTGCAAGAATTGTCAAAGAAAAGTTTCAGCAAAGCTGAGTGCAAAGCTGAAATGAGGCAACTCCGGGCAGCCGCTGGCATATCTGAAAGTGATTCTGAGACTGACAGTGGATCTGAATCAAATAAAGAACAAGACAAATACGGTTTCGTTCTCAAGAATGCACCTGAAGATTCTGAAAGGGAAAATATTCATCATCTGAGCGAggagttttttaaatttgatgtTCATAATCAATCTGATTCAGGTTCAGAAGCAGAAAAACCGGCAAAACACACCAAGTCTAGGGTACCCAAGAGTTTGGACGTAAAACGTAGGTTTTCCAAAAGCCCAATTCTTTCAACTAATACGAACGAAGATGTGTGTTCAAAGTCACCGGACAATACATATGAAGGTGGGAAGCAACGTTTAATGGATATAACCAAGTCTTGGAGTGAATTACAGGAAAAGATTATGAGGGAGCGTGAAACATCCGAAAAGCAAATTCTGGCTTTAGAGACTGAATTGGAAGATGGTGTGATATTAGAACGAAAAGGTGTACAAAGAAAGGACGatgatgagataaaaaaattgttaaataataaaaagctTTCTTTACCTCTGAGCAGCAGagataatttgaaagaaaatgttgAACAGAAATTACATGAAATTGATAACAAAGAAGGTAAAAAGTTCGCACAACCACGAAGAAACTCGATTTCTCTGGGAAGTATGAACCTAGGAATAGAGGCGCATGGAACTGCAGCAAGTAAAGATTGCAGGTCAGccaataaatttgaaactcaGGAATCACAATCAAGTGAATGTAAGTTAGatgaaaaaactcatgaaaaagataaaactaCAATGGAAAGGGATCTGCTTGCATCATACCCAAGTGCTGGAAGTAAGTTTACATCAAACATTGAAAACGATTTGAGTGATATAGATGCCACACAAGCTGCACTTCAGAGTATGGTATTAGAAAccaagaaagaaataaacgaaAGTCTAAAATTGAAGTCAAAGCCGAACGGTATAATGAAAATGGATAATTTGAAGAAGATGTCTAATCATACGGAGCAAGAAATAGATCTCCCTAAAAAAGGTAAAGCCTTGGATAAAACCTTACAGAAAAAAACTCCTGCATACAGGGAAGAAATGTCTGCAGAGGCAAAAATGATAagttataataaagaaaagttactagcTGCGATGAAAGCTAtcgataataatgaaaatgtagAGTTTCTAGATTTGCAAAAGTCCCAACGTGGTAACGGAAGCAGCAGATCGCAAATAACCGAAAACCTCTATCGTGGCGTACCAACTCATACCAAGAAAAAAGATGATCTCATAAAAGAATTATTCGGGGATGGCAAAGGTGACACGAAATCTCGAAATGGATGTACAAAGATGCACTAA
- the LOC124410887 gene encoding all trans-polyprenyl-diphosphate synthase PDSS2, with the protein MSVNNTAANLLRRSNAISSILYNKYKVIGTQGRQFHETKENRFAVKTATNPKPDWNRAVSEAEKIVGYPTSFLSLRWLLSDEIANVALHLRKLVGSNHPLLKTAKSLIYNGRNNMQAWGLIVLLISKAAGHLSVDDMEEDKAAGVLHSQRALAEVTEMIRTSHLVHKGLVNIQPGVYPEASEMNDMTFGNKIALLSGDYLLGNSCAELASLRNQDLVELMSSAVRDLAEGEFVGRRDNQNNPLPSIPPADRTGYAVTEWTFRNVLSAGALLGKSCQGTLKLAGHSDEIQEQGYNFGKHLALAWQACLDLGPFTGKDQTVPFSLCSAPVMFHIEHDPAILTEIDKGLESVQNVDYTKVHDIIVSGPGVELTKQLQKEHSQRAMEVLAVFEESDARTALSNIIVAMGDF; encoded by the exons atGTCTGTAAATAATACCGCCGCAAATTTGTTGAGAAGAAGTAACGCAATATCGtcgatattatataataaatacaagGTGATCGGTACCCAAGGAAGACAGTTTCATGAAACTAAGGAAAATAGATTCGCTGTCAAAACTGCGACTAATCCAAAACCTGATTGGAATAGAGCTGTATCTgaggctgaaaaaatagtCGGATATCCGACATCATTTTTGAGCTTGAGATGGCTTCTGAGCGACGAAATTGCCAATGTTGCTCTTCATTTAAGAAAGTTGGTCGGATCTAATCATCCTCTTCTAAAAACAGCCAA GAGTCTCATATATAATGGCCGCAATAATATGCAGGCATGGGGCCTCATTGtacttttaatttcaaaagcaGCTGGCCATTTGAGTGTCGATGATATGGAGGAGGACAAAGCTGCCGGAGTCTTACACAG TCAGAGAGCACTAGCTGAGGTTACGGAAATGATACGGACGAGTCATCTTGTTCATAAGGGTTTGGTAAATATCCAACCTGGAGTTTATCCAGAGGCATCTGAAATGAACGATATGACGTTCGGTAACAAAATTGCCCTCTTAAGTGGTGATTATCTCCTGGGTAACAGCTGCGCAGAGTTAGCTTCGCTTAGAAATCAAGAT CTTGTTGAACTGATGTCAAGCGCAGTTCGTGACTTAGCAGAAGGTGAATTCGTTGGGCGAAGAGATAATCAGAATAATCCGTTACCATCTATACCACCTGCAGACCGTACCGGATATGCAGTTACCGAATGGACATTTAGGAATGTTCTAAGTGCTGGTGCTTTGCTCGGAAAGTCTTGTCAGGGAACCTTGAAGCTGGCTGGTCATAGCGATGAAATACAGGAGCAAGgctataattttggaaaacattTGGCTCTTGCCTGGCAG gctTGTTTAGACTTGGGTCCATTCACTGGTAAAGATCAAACTGTACCATTCAGTTTGTGCTCTGCACCAGTCATGTTTCATATCGAACATGATCCCGCTATTTTAACTGAAATTGACAAAGGACTGGAATCTGTTCAGAACGTGGACTACACcaag GTACATGATATTATTGTGTCAGGACCTGGTGTTGAACTGACAAAACAGTTACAAAAGGAGCACTCGCAGCGTGCTATGGAAGTATTAGCTGTATTTGAAGAAAGTGATGCAAGAACAGCATTATCAAATATCATTGTAGCAATGGGAGATTTTTGA